The following proteins are co-located in the Quadrisphaera sp. RL12-1S genome:
- a CDS encoding sensor histidine kinase has product MDGVDPPGGSHGERAERDRLAALEVLGLLDAPADDELQAVVRVAAAVAGVACGTLNLIDADRQCQLTSTGFEGGDSPREESMCALHFLDGAVVHVPDASLDPRYARSAWVDGRLGAVRLYASVPLVTAQGHALGSLCVFDTRPGRLTAEQLARLQDLGGVLLALFERRRRARVAAELAAQLEERTELAEAVLGTIDVAVVAAGPDGHLTLFNRAAREWHGEDADPDAAPSDHAGRYALYEGDGRTPMVLERVPLHRALVEGAVAGEEMVIAAQGRPPRAVVASGRSLSRADGTPLGAVVTMSDVTEARARTLALEELHAELAERSRELERSNAELARFAAVASHDLRSPMTVVDGYLELLEEELGNTPLPLSWVVAARRSARRMMHLTSSLLDDAALGAPGREPRLADLGELAREALSDLGALGAGAPVRVGRLPRVACDAVAVRQLLQNLVGNALRHGAATPGGRPPRVLVDAEQVDGAWVFRVADDGPGVREADRERVFGAFTSLRGSGGHGLGLATCRRIVERHGGRIWVDETPGGGATVRFTLAAA; this is encoded by the coding sequence GTGGACGGCGTCGACCCCCCTGGCGGCTCGCACGGCGAGCGGGCCGAGCGCGACCGCCTCGCCGCCCTGGAGGTGCTCGGGCTCCTGGACGCCCCGGCGGACGACGAGCTGCAGGCGGTGGTCCGCGTGGCCGCGGCCGTGGCCGGGGTCGCCTGCGGCACCCTCAACCTCATCGACGCCGACCGCCAGTGCCAGCTCACCAGCACCGGCTTCGAGGGCGGGGACTCGCCGCGCGAGGAGTCGATGTGCGCGCTCCACTTCCTCGACGGCGCTGTCGTCCACGTCCCGGACGCGAGCCTGGACCCGCGCTACGCCCGCAGCGCGTGGGTGGACGGCCGCCTCGGTGCGGTGCGGCTGTACGCGTCCGTGCCGCTGGTCACCGCGCAGGGGCACGCGCTGGGCAGCCTGTGCGTCTTCGACACCCGCCCCGGACGGCTGACGGCCGAGCAGCTGGCGCGCCTGCAGGACCTGGGCGGTGTGCTGCTGGCCCTGTTCGAGCGGCGGCGCCGCGCCCGGGTGGCCGCGGAGCTGGCCGCGCAGCTGGAGGAGCGCACGGAGCTGGCCGAGGCCGTGCTCGGCACCATCGACGTGGCCGTGGTGGCGGCCGGACCCGACGGCCACCTGACGCTGTTCAACCGCGCGGCCCGCGAGTGGCACGGCGAGGACGCCGACCCCGACGCCGCGCCCTCGGACCACGCCGGCCGGTACGCGCTGTACGAGGGGGACGGTCGCACCCCGATGGTGCTGGAGCGCGTGCCGCTGCACCGGGCGCTCGTCGAGGGCGCCGTGGCCGGTGAGGAGATGGTCATCGCCGCCCAGGGGCGCCCGCCGCGCGCGGTGGTGGCCAGCGGGCGGTCCCTGTCACGCGCTGACGGGACGCCCCTGGGCGCCGTCGTCACCATGAGCGACGTCACGGAGGCCAGGGCGCGCACCCTCGCCCTGGAGGAGCTGCACGCCGAGCTGGCGGAGCGCAGCCGCGAGCTGGAGCGGTCCAACGCCGAGCTCGCCCGCTTCGCGGCCGTGGCCAGTCACGACCTGCGCTCGCCGATGACGGTGGTGGACGGTTACCTGGAGCTGCTGGAGGAGGAGCTGGGGAACACCCCGCTGCCGCTCAGCTGGGTGGTGGCTGCCCGTCGCAGCGCACGTCGCATGATGCACCTCACCTCCTCGCTGCTGGACGACGCGGCGCTCGGCGCCCCGGGCCGCGAGCCCCGGCTGGCCGACCTCGGGGAGCTGGCGCGCGAGGCGCTCAGCGACCTGGGCGCCCTCGGGGCCGGCGCTCCCGTGCGGGTGGGGCGGCTGCCGCGGGTGGCCTGCGACGCGGTGGCCGTGCGCCAGCTCCTCCAGAACCTCGTGGGCAACGCCCTGCGCCACGGCGCCGCGACGCCCGGGGGGCGGCCGCCGCGGGTGCTCGTGGACGCCGAGCAGGTGGACGGCGCCTGGGTGTTCCGCGTGGCCGACGACGGGCCGGGCGTGCGGGAGGCGGACCGCGAGCGCGTCTTCGGGGCCTTCACCAGCCTCCGGGGGAGCGGCGGCCACGGTCTGGGACTGGCCACCTGCCGCCGGATCGTCGAGCGCCACGGCGGCAGGATCTGGGTGGACGAGACGCCCGGGGGAGGTGCCACCGTGCGCTTCACCCTCGCGGCGGCCTGA
- a CDS encoding ATP-binding protein, translating into MGDDRGAVRAWEQDAHVVSPSYPAQLESVRLARRFVMAVVEAVGLGGCADDAGLLVSELAANAVLHARSGFSVHLRPTLEGGVRVEVEDASPLPPVHTPHSASAMSGRGLDLVACTAVRWGSHPQGTGKAVWFEVEATGPAVAPDLDTAQLLALWSDDDSGPLMPVGHPSAPVRGVTAKPPTGFSSPSGPAGAHPPTAGIITSSMVAVEVTQAVELRDLPVEAVLAAEESMDDLLRELQLVLLATPAAGIGAARPGRLPELEHARPQHERELQVAARLDAAARGFEAGRRQLREQVAVAAQHGQRQVTVRLALPASAGRAAADYRDAVEEASQLGGTGQLLAAVDSRGRHAELRRAYLDEVVRQLTGS; encoded by the coding sequence ATGGGCGACGACCGCGGCGCCGTGAGGGCGTGGGAGCAGGACGCGCACGTCGTGTCCCCCTCCTACCCCGCGCAGCTGGAGTCCGTCCGGCTCGCCCGCCGGTTCGTCATGGCCGTGGTCGAGGCGGTGGGCCTGGGGGGCTGCGCCGACGACGCGGGCCTGCTGGTGTCCGAGCTCGCCGCCAACGCGGTGCTGCACGCCCGCAGCGGCTTCTCCGTGCACCTGCGCCCCACCCTGGAGGGCGGGGTGCGCGTGGAGGTGGAGGACGCCTCGCCGCTGCCGCCCGTGCACACCCCCCACTCGGCGAGCGCCATGAGCGGGCGCGGCCTGGACCTCGTGGCCTGCACGGCCGTGCGCTGGGGCAGCCACCCGCAGGGCACCGGCAAGGCCGTGTGGTTCGAGGTGGAGGCCACGGGTCCCGCGGTGGCGCCCGACCTCGACACCGCCCAGCTCCTGGCGCTGTGGAGCGACGACGACAGCGGCCCCCTCATGCCCGTCGGGCACCCCTCGGCCCCGGTGCGCGGGGTCACCGCGAAGCCCCCGACGGGGTTCTCCAGCCCGTCGGGGCCCGCGGGAGCCCACCCGCCGACCGCCGGCATCATCACCTCCTCGATGGTGGCGGTGGAGGTGACGCAGGCGGTGGAGCTGCGCGACCTGCCCGTCGAGGCCGTGCTGGCCGCCGAGGAGTCCATGGACGACCTCCTGCGCGAGCTGCAGCTGGTCCTGCTGGCCACGCCAGCCGCCGGCATCGGCGCGGCCCGGCCGGGCCGCCTCCCCGAGCTGGAGCACGCCCGCCCGCAGCACGAGCGGGAGCTGCAGGTGGCGGCGCGCCTGGACGCCGCCGCCCGCGGTTTCGAGGCCGGACGGCGCCAGCTGCGCGAGCAGGTCGCGGTGGCCGCACAGCACGGCCAGCGCCAGGTCACCGTGCGCCTGGCGCTGCCCGCCTCCGCCGGCCGCGCCGCGGCCGACTACCGCGACGCCGTGGAGGAGGCCTCCCAGCTGGGCGGCACTGGCCAGCTGCTGGCCGCGGTCGACAGCCGGGGGCGCCACGCCGAGCTGCGCCGCGCCTACCTGGACGAGGTCGTCCGGCAGCTGACCGGCAGCTGA
- a CDS encoding HAD family hydrolase — protein MSTPAPLPELPELPELPDGLQPGGRFPAWRRSPGGTAAVFLDVDGTTLDVEPYASGAVVEAAVRASAAGVQVGFATGRLPRGLDAVRGQLAGAAHGRPGGADVVHNGAAVVADGRVLARWPLPAAAARELVRWCVREGVYAELYSGASMFVTDRRPEAHVGWAEVSGEPDGDATELLTGAGARLEVDKATLDVFEVHRTAEVTAVLEGLGLHVEDSTAPFLPGVPVLNATAPGVTKGSALRWWAQRTGTPLPRVVAVGDGQNDLSMLAAVGTGVAMGQAGADVRAAAHLVSGPVHRDGAATVLALLADGRL, from the coding sequence GTGAGCACCCCGGCGCCGCTGCCGGAGCTGCCGGAGCTGCCGGAGCTGCCGGACGGGCTCCAGCCCGGCGGCCGCTTCCCCGCGTGGCGCCGATCCCCGGGCGGGACCGCCGCGGTGTTCCTCGACGTCGACGGCACCACGCTGGACGTGGAGCCGTACGCCTCCGGCGCCGTGGTCGAGGCCGCCGTGCGGGCCAGCGCCGCGGGCGTGCAGGTGGGGTTCGCCACCGGGCGGCTCCCGCGGGGCCTGGACGCGGTGCGCGGCCAGCTCGCCGGGGCCGCGCACGGGCGTCCCGGAGGGGCGGACGTCGTCCACAACGGGGCGGCGGTGGTGGCCGACGGGCGCGTGCTGGCCCGCTGGCCCCTGCCGGCCGCCGCCGCGCGCGAGCTCGTGCGCTGGTGCGTGCGCGAGGGCGTGTACGCCGAGCTCTACAGCGGGGCGTCGATGTTCGTCACCGACCGCCGCCCCGAGGCGCACGTGGGGTGGGCCGAGGTCAGCGGAGAGCCCGACGGCGACGCCACCGAGCTGCTCACGGGCGCCGGTGCGCGCCTGGAGGTGGACAAGGCGACGCTCGACGTCTTCGAGGTGCACCGCACCGCCGAGGTGACCGCCGTGCTGGAGGGGCTGGGCCTGCACGTGGAGGACTCCACCGCGCCCTTCCTGCCCGGGGTGCCCGTGCTCAACGCCACCGCCCCCGGGGTGACCAAGGGCTCGGCGCTGCGCTGGTGGGCGCAGCGCACCGGGACGCCGCTGCCGCGCGTCGTGGCGGTGGGGGACGGGCAGAACGACCTGTCGATGCTGGCCGCGGTGGGCACGGGCGTGGCGATGGGACAGGCGGGCGCCGACGTGCGGGCGGCTGCGCACCTGGTCAGCGGCCCGGTCCACCGCGACGGCGCCGCCACCGTGCTCGCGCTGCTCGCCGACGGGCGGCTCTAG
- a CDS encoding metal-dependent transcriptional regulator, translating into MTPDRPRDAGDGVTAVAEDYLKTIWSAQEWDDAPVTTTALAARLGLAASTVSEQVKRLVDAGLVVPAPYRPVELTDAGRARALRVVRRHRLLETYLVEHLGYGWDQVHEEAEVLEHVVSELFLERIDDLLGRPWRDPHGDPIPTADGDYERPEAVLLGDCPQGDRVCVARISDTDPEVLRWLADNGVVLDAELLVLHRLPDGAVEVGPSGGDALLLPAPAAAALRVVRTGGAPGPAA; encoded by the coding sequence GTGACCCCCGACCGTCCCCGCGACGCCGGCGACGGTGTGACCGCCGTCGCCGAGGACTACCTCAAGACCATCTGGTCGGCGCAGGAGTGGGACGACGCGCCCGTCACCACCACGGCGCTCGCCGCTCGCCTCGGGCTCGCCGCCTCCACCGTCTCCGAGCAGGTCAAGCGGCTCGTGGACGCCGGGCTCGTGGTGCCCGCGCCGTACCGCCCCGTCGAGCTCACCGACGCCGGCCGCGCCCGCGCGCTGCGCGTGGTGCGCCGCCACCGGCTGCTGGAGACCTACCTCGTGGAGCACCTCGGCTACGGCTGGGACCAGGTGCACGAGGAGGCCGAGGTGCTCGAGCACGTGGTCTCCGAGCTGTTCCTCGAGCGCATCGACGACCTCCTGGGCAGGCCCTGGCGCGACCCCCACGGCGACCCCATCCCCACCGCCGACGGCGACTACGAGCGCCCCGAGGCGGTGCTGCTGGGCGACTGCCCGCAGGGGGACCGGGTCTGCGTGGCGCGCATCTCCGACACCGACCCCGAGGTGCTGCGCTGGCTCGCGGACAACGGCGTGGTGCTGGACGCCGAGCTGCTGGTGCTCCACCGGCTCCCCGACGGCGCTGTGGAGGTGGGACCGTCCGGCGGGGACGCGCTCCTGCTGCCCGCCCCCGCCGCCGCGGCGCTGCGCGTGGTGCGCACCGGTGGCGCTCCGGGTCCCGCCGCGTGA
- a CDS encoding PrsW family intramembrane metalloprotease, translating into MRRWSWVLVLLVGLVLFEAVRRALVATGDPNFVPSLLLLGAAVAPATFIAFIAGRRLAYDVPALVVVLVAFIGGVVGVVTAGILEYDELRRLGGAAVLGVGLIEEGSKLVAPLAVLLFTRYRARVDGLLVGVASGAGFAALETMGYGFVVLVESRGNVGAVDQVLLLRGLLSPAAHMAWTGLTAAALWAAASSRWRPAALLRFAGAFAAAVLLHAAWDGIGGFLAYAVLAAVSLTLLTVVAHRLAAPRRAGAAA; encoded by the coding sequence GTGCGCCGCTGGTCCTGGGTCCTCGTCCTCCTCGTCGGTCTCGTCCTGTTCGAGGCGGTGCGCCGCGCGCTCGTGGCGACCGGCGACCCGAACTTCGTCCCGTCGCTGCTGCTGCTCGGCGCGGCCGTGGCGCCCGCCACCTTCATCGCCTTCATCGCCGGTCGCCGGCTCGCCTACGACGTCCCCGCCCTCGTCGTCGTCCTCGTCGCCTTCATCGGCGGCGTGGTGGGCGTGGTGACCGCAGGGATCCTCGAGTACGACGAGCTGCGCCGGCTCGGCGGCGCCGCCGTGCTCGGGGTAGGGCTCATCGAGGAGGGCTCCAAGCTGGTGGCGCCGCTGGCGGTGCTGCTGTTCACGCGCTACCGGGCGCGGGTGGACGGCCTGCTGGTGGGCGTGGCCAGCGGCGCCGGCTTCGCCGCCCTGGAGACCATGGGCTACGGCTTCGTGGTGCTGGTGGAGTCGCGCGGGAACGTGGGCGCGGTGGACCAGGTGCTGCTGCTGCGCGGTCTCCTCAGCCCCGCGGCGCACATGGCCTGGACCGGCCTGACCGCCGCGGCGCTGTGGGCGGCGGCGTCCTCGCGCTGGCGGCCCGCGGCGCTGCTGCGGTTCGCGGGCGCCTTCGCGGCCGCCGTCCTGCTCCACGCGGCCTGGGACGGCATCGGCGGCTTCCTCGCCTACGCCGTGCTGGCCGCGGTCTCCCTCACGCTGCTGACCGTGGTGGCCCACCGGCTGGCCGCGCCGCGTCGCGCGGGCGCCGCGGCCTGA
- a CDS encoding Hpt domain-containing response regulator: MEDDDVSRELIASRLQRAGHDVRAVGSAPAARTQLHDALPDVLVSDMFMPGGSGLGLVADLRGSTDTAGLPVVFLSGRALPADVEAGLALGCSYLRKPFPVTALLDAVGEAAAAPSRVVAAAVRARLADLGDLDDASERRLFRRLLTSFAEQAPSSLGQLGAAARREDAAEVEALAHRLAGSAANLGATRLAGLLRAVEADAGEGRVPDPAALRPLRLELGVVRRAVGAVARELADG; encoded by the coding sequence GTGGAGGACGACGACGTCTCGCGCGAGCTCATCGCCTCGCGCCTGCAGCGCGCCGGGCACGACGTGCGCGCCGTCGGGTCCGCACCGGCGGCCAGGACCCAGCTCCACGACGCCCTGCCCGACGTGCTGGTCAGCGACATGTTCATGCCCGGTGGCAGCGGCCTCGGCCTCGTGGCGGACCTGCGCGGGTCCACCGACACCGCCGGCCTGCCCGTGGTGTTCCTCTCCGGCCGCGCCCTGCCCGCCGACGTGGAGGCGGGGCTCGCGCTCGGCTGCAGCTACCTGCGCAAGCCGTTCCCGGTCACCGCGCTGCTCGACGCGGTCGGAGAGGCCGCCGCGGCTCCCAGCCGTGTGGTCGCGGCCGCCGTGCGGGCCCGTCTGGCGGACCTCGGCGACCTCGACGACGCCTCAGAGCGCCGCCTGTTCCGCCGGCTGCTGACCTCCTTCGCCGAGCAGGCGCCCTCGTCGCTGGGCCAGCTCGGCGCCGCGGCGCGCCGCGAGGACGCCGCCGAGGTCGAGGCGCTGGCCCACCGCCTCGCCGGGAGCGCCGCCAACCTCGGCGCCACCCGGCTGGCGGGCCTGCTGCGCGCGGTCGAGGCCGACGCCGGCGAGGGCCGCGTCCCCGACCCGGCGGCCCTGCGCCCCCTGCGCCTGGAGCTGGGCGTGGTGCGCCGCGCCGTCGGCGCGGTCGCCCGCGAGCTCGCCGACGGCTGA
- a CDS encoding LLM class flavin-dependent oxidoreductase has protein sequence MSRLQHVGYFFSRGFGPQGWGRPDWAWGWDWRRPDVYQQAVRELEQAGVDLVVMEDAVSVGNPETLELRVRSAYGGPKHDPLLLAPYLFAATSRIGLVPTVNAGITPPYLAARQAATLQHLSSGRFGLNVVTDTGSARHVSAEPPLDHDAAYDRADEWTGLVRDLWRSWEDGALAGGDGSSATGRYADGSRIRARHHEGRYFDVTGPLNAAPFDDGRAGEPLVVSPGGSPRGLAFAGAHSDVQLAYAPLDAASIRAYRARVHEAARAAGRRPDDVRVLFWVKAEVVASREEAERVVAASLDPSDADLLAVAGHWSSDLETDLTAHRLDAPLPAGAFGQHVSRGTLKGFFAGVEDPGAATLRQVLVRRSRKGLVSEGEGLVGTAEEVADLVEALGEEADNDGVLLSGDLHPVTLHRLLDELVPALRRRGVLRRELGDGGARANLFDF, from the coding sequence ATGAGCCGGCTGCAGCACGTCGGCTACTTCTTCTCCCGCGGCTTCGGGCCGCAGGGGTGGGGCCGTCCCGACTGGGCGTGGGGCTGGGACTGGCGCCGCCCCGACGTCTACCAGCAGGCCGTGCGCGAGCTGGAGCAGGCCGGCGTGGACCTCGTGGTCATGGAGGACGCCGTCTCGGTGGGGAACCCCGAGACCCTCGAGCTGCGCGTGCGCAGCGCCTACGGCGGCCCCAAGCACGACCCGCTGCTCCTGGCCCCGTACCTGTTCGCGGCGACGTCGCGCATCGGCCTGGTGCCCACCGTCAACGCCGGGATCACCCCGCCCTACCTCGCCGCCCGGCAGGCGGCCACGCTGCAGCACCTGTCCAGCGGGCGGTTCGGGCTCAACGTGGTCACCGACACCGGCAGCGCCCGGCACGTCAGCGCTGAGCCCCCGCTCGACCACGACGCCGCCTACGACCGCGCCGACGAGTGGACCGGCCTGGTCAGGGACCTGTGGCGCTCCTGGGAGGACGGTGCCCTCGCCGGTGGTGACGGCAGCTCGGCCACCGGCCGCTACGCCGACGGCAGCCGCATCCGCGCTCGCCACCACGAGGGCCGCTACTTCGACGTCACCGGTCCGCTGAACGCCGCCCCGTTCGACGACGGCCGGGCGGGGGAGCCCCTGGTGGTCTCCCCGGGCGGGTCGCCGCGCGGCCTGGCGTTCGCGGGAGCCCACTCCGACGTCCAGCTGGCCTACGCCCCGCTCGACGCGGCCAGCATCCGCGCCTACCGCGCCCGCGTGCACGAGGCGGCGCGAGCCGCCGGTCGCCGTCCCGACGACGTGCGCGTGCTGTTCTGGGTCAAGGCCGAGGTGGTGGCCTCTCGCGAGGAGGCCGAGCGCGTGGTGGCGGCCTCCCTCGACCCCAGCGACGCCGACCTCCTGGCCGTGGCCGGCCACTGGTCGAGCGACCTCGAGACCGACCTCACCGCGCACCGCCTCGACGCCCCGCTGCCCGCGGGGGCGTTCGGCCAGCACGTCTCGCGGGGGACCCTCAAGGGGTTCTTCGCGGGCGTGGAGGACCCCGGCGCCGCGACGCTGCGCCAGGTGCTGGTGCGCCGCTCCCGCAAGGGCCTGGTCAGCGAGGGCGAGGGCCTGGTGGGCACCGCCGAGGAGGTGGCGGACCTCGTCGAGGCGCTGGGGGAGGAGGCCGACAACGACGGCGTGCTGCTGTCGGGCGACCTGCACCCGGTGACGCTGCACCGGCTGCTCGACGAGCTGGTGCCCGCGCTGCGCCGGCGCGGCGTGCTGCGCCGCGAGCTCGGCGACGGCGGGGCGCGCGCCAACCTCTTCGACTTCTAG
- a CDS encoding O-acetylhomoserine aminocarboxypropyltransferase/cysteine synthase family protein, protein MTAQTATPRSLPRPTQPALLPPVAREARYGFTTQQVHAGADTGPVGHGDRVAPIHVSAGFRFEDPDTAAARFSGEADGFVYSRIANPTTAALERRLAALEGGADALVVGSGQAAITTALLGLLQSGDHLLASDHLYEGSRGLFSENFARFGIEVDFVEDHADPAAWRRLLRPTTRALFAESLSNPRNEVLDVAAVAGVAHAHGVPLVVDNTLATPYLLRPLEHGADVVVHSASKFLSGHGTALGGVVVVGRGFDWGAHDDGGAPRFPQLSEPSAVLGGRSWADLHGERCYAEHARHHVAARFGPVLSPFNAFLVQQGVETLSLRMAQHCRSAALLAAWLERHPAVERVDHASLASSPSHQRARRYLPRGSGAVLAVTLRGGAPAARRFIGALELFSHMTHLGDVRSLVVHPASTTHAHRTEAERERAGVHPGTVRLSVGIEDVEDLQADLRRALDAA, encoded by the coding sequence CGCCGGCGCCGACACCGGACCCGTCGGGCACGGCGACCGGGTGGCGCCCATCCACGTGTCCGCGGGGTTCCGCTTCGAGGACCCCGACACGGCGGCCGCCCGGTTCTCCGGGGAGGCGGACGGCTTCGTGTACTCCCGCATCGCCAACCCCACCACCGCCGCCCTCGAGCGCCGCCTCGCGGCCCTGGAGGGCGGCGCGGACGCCCTCGTGGTGGGCTCCGGCCAGGCGGCCATCACCACCGCGCTGCTGGGCCTGCTCCAGAGCGGTGACCACCTCCTCGCCTCCGACCACCTCTACGAGGGCTCGCGGGGGCTGTTCTCGGAGAACTTCGCCCGCTTCGGCATCGAGGTGGACTTCGTGGAGGACCACGCGGACCCCGCCGCGTGGCGCCGCCTGCTGCGCCCCACCACCCGGGCGCTGTTCGCCGAGTCCCTGTCCAACCCCCGCAACGAGGTCCTGGACGTCGCGGCCGTGGCCGGCGTCGCGCACGCCCACGGGGTGCCGCTGGTGGTGGACAACACCCTGGCCACGCCGTACCTGCTGCGGCCCCTCGAGCACGGCGCGGACGTGGTGGTCCACTCGGCCAGCAAGTTCCTCTCCGGGCACGGGACCGCGCTCGGCGGCGTCGTCGTCGTCGGCAGGGGGTTCGACTGGGGCGCTCACGACGACGGCGGGGCCCCGCGCTTCCCGCAGCTGTCCGAGCCCAGCGCGGTGCTCGGCGGGCGCAGCTGGGCCGATCTGCACGGGGAGCGCTGCTACGCCGAGCACGCCCGCCACCACGTCGCCGCGCGCTTCGGGCCGGTGCTCTCCCCGTTCAACGCCTTCCTCGTGCAGCAGGGCGTGGAGACCCTGTCGCTGCGGATGGCCCAGCACTGCCGCAGCGCGGCGCTGCTGGCCGCGTGGCTGGAGCGCCACCCGGCCGTCGAGCGGGTCGACCACGCCAGCCTGGCCTCCAGCCCGTCGCACCAGCGCGCCCGCCGCTACCTGCCGCGCGGCTCCGGAGCGGTGCTGGCGGTGACCCTGCGCGGCGGTGCGCCGGCGGCCCGGCGCTTCATCGGGGCGCTGGAGCTGTTCAGCCACATGACCCACCTCGGCGACGTCCGCTCCCTCGTGGTGCACCCCGCGTCCACCACCCACGCCCACCGCACCGAGGCCGAGCGAGAGCGCGCCGGCGTCCACCCCGGCACGGTCCGCCTGTCGGTGGGGATCGAGGACGTCGAGGACCTCCAGGCCGACCTGCGCCGCGCGCTGGACGCCGCATGA